In a genomic window of Thermoproteus tenax Kra 1:
- a CDS encoding uroporphyrinogen-III synthase: MSAVDSGKRVVLVLRAKDGPCPPNAVCVKVAKIKPMSAINIPDGEYLVVMSAAVADLVDIRKISARFKCIICVGPSTAAAVGERCIVPRRYDSYGLVELLRSLRPGRVIVLRSAKGNSILRSSVPNVVEVPVYDLEEDPDGIATARNIDADVVVVASSYVAEIAWSHGLLNKRLVVAIGQATSERLRELGVSHYVSPVPLIKDAVEFANALRP, translated from the coding sequence ATGTCGGCAGTTGATAGCGGCAAAAGGGTTGTGTTAGTCTTAAGAGCCAAGGATGGCCCATGTCCGCCCAACGCCGTCTGCGTCAAAGTGGCCAAGATCAAGCCCATGTCCGCCATCAATATACCGGATGGAGAATATTTAGTGGTGATGAGCGCAGCCGTGGCGGACCTTGTCGATATTCGGAAGATTTCGGCGAGATTTAAGTGCATTATATGTGTAGGCCCGTCCACAGCTGCTGCTGTGGGAGAGAGATGTATAGTTCCAAGGCGGTACGACAGCTACGGCCTGGTGGAACTACTAAGGTCTTTAAGGCCGGGGAGAGTTATAGTCTTGAGATCGGCGAAGGGCAATAGTATACTTCGAAGCTCTGTGCCCAACGTAGTGGAAGTGCCCGTATATGACCTCGAGGAGGATCCCGATGGGATCGCAACGGCGAGAAATATCGACGCAGATGTAGTAGTCGTGGCCAGCAGCTATGTCGCGGAGATAGCATGGAGCCACGGGCTTTTGAACAAAAGGCTTGTGGTCGCCATAGGGCAGGCCACATCAGAGCGTTTAAGAGAACTCGGTGTGTCCCACTATGTGTCTCCGGTTCCACTCATAAAAGACGCTGTGGAGTTCGCAAATGCATTGAGACCATGA
- the cobA gene encoding uroporphyrinogen-III C-methyltransferase: MGRVIIVGAGPGDPELITVKGLRALRTADCVLYDRLVARELLKEVKDGAKLVYVGKEPGNRGPAQREINEMLLKCATQYESVVRLHGGDPFIFGRGFEECAYLVERGVECEIVPGVTSGLAAPAKYLIPPVLRGKASSVALVTGKEDPTKGRRFVDFKALARAVDTIIIYMGASNADRIAGELLAGGIPSDMPVAVITRAYMEGEKFTVLRLSELRAVESPSIIVVGNVVEEGLRLRELLRKYVGS, encoded by the coding sequence GTGGGCCGTGTGATCATAGTAGGCGCGGGACCTGGAGACCCGGAGCTGATAACAGTGAAGGGGCTGAGGGCCCTCAGAACGGCCGACTGCGTTCTTTATGATAGGCTTGTGGCGAGAGAGCTCCTCAAGGAGGTAAAGGACGGCGCTAAGCTAGTCTACGTGGGCAAAGAGCCAGGCAATAGGGGACCCGCCCAGAGGGAGATAAACGAAATGTTATTAAAGTGCGCCACTCAGTACGAGAGCGTAGTCCGTTTACATGGAGGTGATCCGTTTATCTTCGGCAGAGGCTTTGAGGAATGCGCCTACCTTGTAGAGCGCGGAGTAGAATGCGAGATAGTGCCCGGCGTTACGTCCGGCCTCGCTGCGCCTGCCAAATACCTAATACCGCCCGTGTTGAGAGGTAAGGCGAGCTCTGTAGCGTTAGTGACAGGCAAGGAGGATCCCACTAAGGGAAGACGCTTTGTTGACTTCAAGGCACTTGCGAGAGCTGTGGACACAATAATAATCTACATGGGCGCATCCAACGCGGACCGTATAGCTGGCGAGCTTCTGGCGGGAGGTATCCCCTCTGATATGCCGGTCGCCGTTATAACTAGGGCCTACATGGAGGGGGAGAAGTTCACTGTATTGAGGCTATCAGAGCTGAGGGCGGTCGAGAGCCCCAGCATCATAGTCGTAGGAAACGTTGTGGAGGAGGGGCTGAGGCTTCGCGAGCTGTTGCGTAAATATGTCGGCAGTTGA
- the hemB gene encoding porphobilinogen synthase: MLLNLAYPSVRPRRLRANKLIRDAVAETSLSPDDLIMPIFVKEGSSIEHIESMPGYFRWPVGSELVKHVEEALNLGVNKFILFGVLPDDIKDPEGRAGYDPEGVVPKALRLLKETFGDRVLLFADVCLCEYTDHGHCGIVVYDKKGWKIDNDKTISIYAKEAVTYAEAGADFVAPSGMMDGQVRAIRQTLDSAGYTDVGIMAYSAKYASAFYGPFRTAAASAPKFGDRRTYQMDPRNAKEAVKEVMLDLAEGADIVMVKPALAYLDVIRLVKETFPWAPVAAYSVSGEYSMIKAAARAGYLDERLIALETLYAIRRAGADLILTYYARDVALWLKEGTPF, translated from the coding sequence ATGCTGTTAAATTTGGCGTATCCTAGCGTGAGGCCCAGAAGGTTGCGCGCCAACAAGCTTATAAGAGATGCCGTGGCGGAGACCTCTCTATCTCCCGACGATCTAATAATGCCCATATTTGTCAAAGAGGGTTCCTCCATCGAGCACATAGAGTCCATGCCGGGCTACTTCAGATGGCCTGTGGGCTCCGAGCTAGTGAAACACGTTGAGGAGGCGCTCAATTTAGGTGTGAATAAGTTCATACTCTTCGGAGTTCTGCCGGATGACATCAAAGACCCCGAGGGCAGAGCCGGTTACGACCCGGAGGGAGTAGTGCCTAAGGCGCTGAGGTTATTGAAAGAGACTTTCGGCGACAGAGTATTGCTCTTCGCCGATGTGTGTCTGTGCGAGTATACAGACCACGGCCACTGCGGAATCGTCGTCTACGATAAGAAGGGTTGGAAAATAGACAACGATAAGACTATCTCAATATATGCAAAGGAGGCTGTCACTTATGCAGAGGCCGGTGCCGACTTTGTAGCGCCAAGCGGGATGATGGACGGCCAGGTCAGAGCGATCAGACAAACGCTGGATTCGGCGGGCTATACTGACGTTGGCATAATGGCATACTCAGCTAAATACGCCTCTGCGTTTTATGGGCCGTTCAGAACGGCCGCCGCGTCGGCTCCTAAGTTCGGCGACAGAAGGACTTATCAGATGGACCCGAGAAACGCTAAGGAGGCCGTAAAGGAGGTCATGTTGGATCTCGCCGAGGGGGCTGACATAGTCATGGTGAAACCCGCATTAGCATATCTCGACGTCATAAGGCTAGTGAAAGAGACCTTCCCGTGGGCGCCTGTGGCGGCGTATAGCGTCTCGGGCGAGTACTCTATGATAAAGGCTGCTGCGCGGGCGGGCTATCTCGACGAAAGGCTTATCGCTTTGGAGACTCTCTATGCGATAAGGCGGGCTGGCGCCGACTTGATACTTACATACTACGCTAGGGATGTAGCCCTTTGGCTCAAAGAGGGCACACCGTTTTGA
- a CDS encoding precorrin-2 dehydrogenase/sirohydrochlorin ferrochelatase family protein: protein MRIPLWIDASRLRVLIFGGGSVGLRRARLFANSGAQVLVAALDFKERGPYDILVVDLTRSDVDRLIRWADLIVIAVNDQRIASDLYERASRAGKLVNDATNAERTHVVVPYFRDIGGVRVATTSEGAAGTPARLALDVIEDCLAKSWIPTFFKAYSTAKAEAKRSIAEAKKRLAFYQELVEDELFMGYVRDGDLDKAIYRAREILKKYAG, encoded by the coding sequence ATGAGAATCCCGCTGTGGATCGATGCATCCAGACTGAGGGTATTGATATTCGGCGGCGGCTCAGTCGGCCTTAGAAGGGCCAGGCTCTTCGCAAACTCCGGAGCCCAAGTGCTAGTGGCGGCGTTAGATTTCAAGGAGAGGGGGCCTTACGATATACTAGTCGTCGATCTAACAAGAAGCGATGTTGATAGGCTCATAAGATGGGCCGATCTCATTGTGATAGCCGTCAACGACCAACGCATAGCATCGGACTTGTACGAGAGGGCGAGTAGAGCAGGCAAGCTCGTCAACGATGCGACTAACGCTGAGAGGACCCACGTCGTGGTCCCCTATTTCAGAGATATAGGCGGAGTGAGGGTGGCCACGACGAGCGAGGGAGCAGCCGGTACTCCGGCCAGGCTGGCTCTAGACGTAATTGAGGACTGCCTAGCTAAAAGTTGGATCCCGACGTTCTTTAAGGCGTATTCTACGGCGAAGGCTGAGGCCAAGAGGAGCATTGCAGAGGCCAAAAAGCGTCTGGCGTTCTATCAAGAGCTTGTTGAGGACGAACTGTTTATGGGCTACGTGAGAGACGGAGACCTCGACAAGGCGATCTATAGGGCGAGAGAGATATTAAAGAAGTACGCAGGCTAG